TAATTCCGTCCTATCCATTCTATCACGATCAATCGATTGTATTTCTTGGCATCGAAGCGAAATTCTGATCTCTTATCAGATATGTCCTTCTGGCTGAAGTCCGGCCAAGAGACCCTGCACAGAATCCTGTCGGAGCAGAAAAACGAGAATCGTGCCAAAAACGTGATTATCTTCATCGGGGACGGTATGGGTCTGTCCACCATTACGTCCGGTCGAATTTATATAGGTCAGCTCAATGGCCAAAGCGGTGAAGAATACCAACTCGCGTTCGAGAAATTCTCCAACGCCGGCCTCGCCAAGGTAGACATTCAAATTGCATCGATCGTGCCTTCAATCTCGACAGGGCGATCTCGCGAGGCGCAACGATATTGGGAAATCCCGTCACGTTAAGCCTCTTAATTCTGCGCCTTTGATAAGGACGCCGCGTCTATCCTCGACAAGAAAATACGACAAACACGATGTTCGTGAGAATTTgttaacttgaaaattttcatgAGAATTTGTTAACTTATATCACGCCTCTACATTgacgtaatatattttatcacgcTATCGGAAAAGATAAACGTGACAAGGATTACAATATATCGGTCGAATCTCGTGCTTCGAAAATTTCGATTGATGCCGATAATGTACGaaagattatttctttaaaccGAACACTCGTTATCGGTTATCGAAATTGCATTAcacgttaaatataaatatctcacaattatcataaatttgtAGACTTACAACGTAGACAAACAAGTACCGGATTCGGCAGGGACGgcaactgctatattttctggCGTGAAAACCAAATACAGGGTTATTGGACTGGATGCCAGAGCTGAATATGGCAAATGTGATAAGAAAATCAACGCATTAAGCAAAGTCACCACGGTAGCTGACTGGGCGCAGCAATCCGGCATGGATACTGGTGAGAGCTTTGACCTTtgaaaactataatataatatatttcttctccATTAAACGATTTAAGACTGTCTGCACCTTCTAGTTTTGCACGAATTATTTCTCATAAGATTATCTCATTCTATCTGGAGTCATTAGcttagaattatttatgaagctgtaagaaaataatttttggcaAGGAAGTTTTTATGATTGAACATTTCGTCTGCATTATAAGCAACCATACCGAAAAAAAATCTCAAGCTAATTAAGAACTCGGCTGTGACAATAGAGCTGCTATTACTCGCCGTTTGAAACTTCGTTCGGTCGACAAATTTCGAGTGTATAATCAATAATAGTCATTCAACACAGTCAGATCAAACCTTGACATAAATGTGCTTCAGATttaagtatttcaaatattcttaaaaagtAGAAACCGATCGGAAAAAACAGATCGGAATCTCTCATGCATCGTCGACCGCTGTCGGTTGATTACAATCTTGATTAAGCGAATTTTTCTACACGGTACGACATTGAGATAAGAAATCTATCAACTTTTATCATCAACATATAATAAGCTTAAGCGATCAAGTTTAGTATTGTACGCATGATCACATTATGtatagattatattaaaaatatgattttacttttttaatttaatttcatacattttcTTGTCGgtggatataatttattcatcgtGCATACGTAGTAAATTTGATCTGAGATTATAATCGTTTAATAATACATACCtcgtatttaattacaatttatattaaacaaacaaatataaattaaaattgtgctAATAATTCAAAGTTaatcgtatatataatttatatatttgatgctAACTTCTCTCTGGTTtagtgaaattaatatttatatctttatgtaACCATCGTTTTTCAGAAGCTTAAAAACGCGCTTTCGCTGAGAAtgtatcaaatttaaattgagGAAACTAGACTGATAAGAAACATTTAGTTTATTAAGGATATTTTTAGAAGCGGCACTCGAATATAAATTGTACTCACGTGATATACGAATGATTACGAGTATCAATCCTATAAAGAACATGTGTCATGCGTGATCGGCTATTTCATTAACATAAGTGTTAGTCTGAATGAACCTTATTGAAGTCATACGTACACCACAGTGAAAGTATACTCAATAAACGAAGAGGTCATAAGCCGACCTTCTACCGTGTCGCGGACGATCGGTCGGCCATGATTTCTACTTTGGCAAaataatggaaattttttacataactcGCTGATTAGTATTTAACGCATTCGTTTCCCATTGTATCTTGAGCTTCGCCAGTGATCATCTTTTCGTTACGTTGCTCTGCATGAATAAATCATCAGCGTACAGTCAGAATATATGCGCGTcgaaatacaatataaatatatctttacaaattgcaacataatatatatacatactttaTATGTGACagaagttttatatttatataacatattaaatatatcacgtTACTTTAAGATCCTAATCTATGAAATTACTGAAGACTTTTAATTCTAAtcattgttattgttattcaGAATTAAACTAATTTGAGGAATAACTCGTGCTTGATTAATTAACAGGATTTGTTACCACTACTCGCATCACCCATGCCACTCCGGCGGGACTTTACGCGCACGTTAATCATCGACATTGGGAATGCGATAGTAAGGTACCGAAGGATCAACAATCATGCATTAAAGACATCGCAAGACAACTCATTGAGGATGAACCAGGAAGTCAGTTTAAGGTAATTTATCGCATCTGCGCATCTTTACATTTGTATagatcaatataattttaaatctaacTGATTAACAGCAAATAGAAGTggtgtataataaatacacaatagaacataataataaaaaaattattattattattaaaaaaaatgatttatcacattataattagaaatatccACAAtgggaaatatatataatcctaTCAAGCTTATCCTGCttcgtaacatttttctagAAATCTACGATATAATGTCCTGTAttcaaattgtaaataatctaaattgcaatttgaatctaaatattaaatccaTATCTTTTAAAAGGTTATCTTGGGTGGCGGAGCACAACAAATGGGCTTGAAATTGAATACGAGTGATTCCACCTGCGAGCGATCTGATGGCAGAAACTTAGTGGATGAATGGCAAGCGAGTCATCCTAAAGGAAAAGCCGTCACCAACATGCAGGACCTCATGTCCATCGATATAGCTAACACATCGCACATCTTTGGTGTTTTCTCACCTGGTCACATGCCCTTCCACGCCGTGAAGACTGACGAGATACCCTCGCTAGCGAATATGACAACGCAGGCTATACGATTGCTGAAGAAGAACAAAAATGGATTTCTGCTAATGGTTAGTAACattgtttaacaaaaaatgaccttttttttaaacacaagAAAAAGGATAATAATTTCCCATAGTTTTTTGGtgctaaatataataacgtaattaaaaaataataaatatcatcaCATAAAGCAAATAAGAGCAGCACGCCGTTATTAAAGTGAGAGACatgaaataataactttttcgTGTATTTCCAAATAcacacatctttttttttaatatttaatggatCCTTAAGTCGTAACTGGCCTTGTAAGTCGCAACTTTGAAAGTCCTAAGTCCTAAcaacatacttaattttgatcGTGATAAAACTTCTCCGGCATATCACATATCAtagtataacaaaatattgaaattgtccttttttgtaattttaacgCAAAGTGAAGTGATAAACGAATTTGATAAACATGATAATTTTCAACGCCAAAAAAACTGTGAGAAACGATTACTTACCTtcgttcttgttttttttccctcgTTGAACAGTGTAGTCGCCGCTGAAcagcattaaatatttataacggaCGTATTCAGTTGCTACGAACGGGCATTATAGGACAATGCACTCgatgaatattaaaatgttaatgaattaaataaataaaactaatgaATAAaactaatgaataaaaattaaggaaTAAAACATCAATGAAACGAAATCGAGACTACACATCAAGAAATCCTGACGGATACACGTTAATGCTATTTCTTATGTAAATTACGTGTTGATGACCATTTTCGTGTAATGCGTTCTTACAATTAGCCATTTGTTCTTAGACTTTATCTTCCCGGATGCATGTTGAGGTCGTGCTATTTGAGCGCATAATTCTATGCATAATTTGAGAGCGCTGCAATCTTGTTCTGTTTTCGAAGTATCGCGCAGAGTAACGCGAAATTGGAATATTAACAGTAAACTGAtagtttttctctttttttcaacTATTCTTCGATCTTTCAGGTCGAGAGTGGCAAAATCGATACAGCCCACCACGGCAATTGGGCGAAACTGGCACTGCGCGAGTTATACGAACTCGACGAGGCAGTTAAGGTGGCTCTACGGCTGTTAAATATGGAAGAAACGTTAATCATCGTCACAGCCGATCACTCGCATTCGTTCACAATGAACGGATATCCCGAGAGAGGCAACGATATCCTCGGTTTCGCCAACAAGTCAACTAGCTGGGCCTACGAAACGCTCTCCTACAATAACGGTCCAGGGTTCTTCTACCATCGAAGAAACGACAGCAACAACGTCAACGAGACCTGGAGAAAAGTCGAGGAAGATCAGACTCGCGACGAACCCTTCTACAGGCACTTTGCTGGCAAATACCTCAACAGGTCCGAGACTCACGCCGGGGAAGATGTCGGGGTTTATGCTACtggtaaaaaatgcaattttcttaataaatttctgcTAACAATTCTGCTAACAATTTCAGAAAACGAAGGgataagtaatatcttttgCAGGCCCCTATTCGCACCTGTTCCGAGGTACTTTTGAGCAAAATTACATTGCTCACGTCGTAGCGTATGCGGCATGCCTTAAAGACTGGCCGTCTCATTGTGACAGTGCTTATCGTCGTTACTTTTATGACGTCAACATGGCACCACCAaactctaaaaaaaatttaaccgGATAAAACACGGTATCGTTTGCGATAATAACTTTCCTATTTACGGCAATCTTTATACAACTgtgataattttcttttcgttagccaataaataactaatgaTGCGCCGTGAGACGAATTTTGagtaataaatcatatttatttaattacaaaaaaatatttaagagatATCATTTTCTTGTGTCTTTATCGAGAGGGGTATTCCAACTTCAAatcttaatatacatataatatgacaCAATAAAGTTTCTTTTGCGATGCAGATTTGCGATTTGTAAtagattaaacaaattatgatTGCAAATATCATATACGATTTTACTGCAATCTCCTTTTACTGTAATCTCTTTAAATTGCTATGTTTCTCATGGATGCAatgtaattacattttgatgattatctataattttatttattgtttagaGTTCAACAAATAATCGTGattattttgtgtgtgtgatCACGGGTTCCATATGAATACGAGTAACTCGCATCACTTGCCCTGGGAAGTAGTGGGAACCAGTGCCCAGTCGTCCCGGAACAAAGATCCTATCCCTCCTACTCACCTTGACCCACGGATATCTTGCAGTCAGACATCTTGCTCGCGGCCGACGGAGATCTTGATCGCAAGACCGAAAACGATCGCGAAAATGATACGGGCGTCCGCTCGCAAACTCAGTTTTTACCGCACGCAAACAATATTCAGTCTCAGTAGAATCACAGAACAACGAACAACACGAGATTTTATTAAGGATCGTTAATTACCGCACGAACGAGCTGATGATTCAAAGTCTTCTTTCGCTCACGATCCTTCAGCGAATATTAGGATTCACGCAACTGACTGTCTTCGCGCTCATCTCTGAGCGTATCCCGGCAATTCAATCGGGACAATCTCGTCGAGATCGGCTCCCAATCATTCTGGTGGTTATACAGATATCTTGCAGATACTTGGTGATATATTTTGCTATGTGGGAAGTCAGAGCCGGCCGCGGGCGGTTTTTATTACGGATACTATCGGCGACTGATCGACTGGAGAAGTGGCGAAGTGATTACGAGACGCGATTTAAAGGACGCCGCTCGCTGTGCCGCGTGCTTCATTCCCGACGATGTCACGCTTTAAGACGCGCATTGCCGAGACATCGTTGAATTGACGTATCGACAGATCCAATCAAATTGACACCGTCGTGGTGACACATCGTATACCGAGTTCCTTTACGACACCTCAGGTAAGTGGTAACTCGGTTTGCCATTTGCTGCGTGCAAGATTAAAGCTGCATCTCGGGGTGCTTAAGGAACACGTGAGAAGTTTCGAACAATCAAGCTTGCTGAAGAGGAAGCGAGATAGGAACTAGGTCGGCCAGCGACCCTGTTCGAATGTATACACGTTAATATCGTCAATCCGTATCGTCGTTCAAATAATGTTCTGAAACATTGTCAATTTAATCTCGCGATATATAGATTTGATAGAAATAGATAACCGGGAATTTTACCGAATTATTACACGCCGAATTggtataaagtattattagcGAGTTAAGTAATAATACAGAGCTAATTATCTTCCCAAacttggaaaataataaaatgcatttatttctattccatttaaatgaaatagatataatacaatttcttaaacattctaaattttataaaaaaaaaaatagaggacttaatgcaattaatacttataaataaaaattatttttaaattagaagtATAGGCTCCAATGGAAATACACGAATATACATAGAAAACAGGCTAACTAAGAACCAAACGCGGTAAATGATgcgcgaaagttttatttttatttttatcttgaaattatccgattatcaaaaattatttaagattgtACACACGGCatgaatattatcatataatttaatagatatttataataattataatgagatATCTTGACACATACACACCTATATTATTGCTTAATGTCCAagtatatggaggggtaaaagtcATAGTGGTGTAAatcaaattctttaaaatattgacttgtgtgcatagatgcaatgtatatattgtatagattgcatctatgcacagaaattaatatttttaaaaatttaacttacaCCACTATAACTTTCATCCCTTCATATAAACACAATacaacatatattaaatatcatttttctctttctcaacTTGTTGACAAGCAAATTGTTCCTTAGGTTCTTCAAGATGTCGCATATAAAGTAAAGATAATCGTGGTCAGCGtgtaattatacttaattatactCAATTACATGCTGTCGTTACCAAACAATTTTCAATCAAGATAACAATAAGTACATTTTGCAAAGAAATTACGAAGTTGTACAATAGTTGTGTGTTTCGCTTAAAAAACGGAAAATTACAAACAGAATTGTGCGCGAAGTACTTGCAAACGTTTGTAAAcggtttataattttatgtgtaatAACTGTAATACATTCGAAGAATCTCAAAATgcatacattaaatatatattaaaatacgtgtatattaaaacattatacgtttaacatatatattaacatatatattacattaaaatacacaacatataaaataataaataaaattctattctgaAATTCGACACAAATTACAAATCGTCTAAAGTGGATTTAAAATGTCGACATAAGAAACAGAAGGAAAGATAACTTctctttttacaattatttaatttagtaaataGAAACATGCACACGTGGAAAAATGCCAGTAACACGATAAAATGCAACTGATAACAATTTTCCTTGAAAATTCTCAAGAACTAATTATGTGTACATAGTTTATTCACATTTAAGTTAGTCTCAGTTTAATGATTTAGAGATCATTAATGACATACAGTTTGCATGAAACAAAGAGAATTAtcaataagaatttttattcgacCTAACTGgccacatttattaattataatcgtcaCGACATTCCGACCATTAAGTGGTGCTATGTTTCttttaatactattttcataagttttataaaGTTGAGACATTGTTACATGTATTACTTTACCGTATATATGACACACACGGAACATCTTTCAGATTTATGAATTATGACAATTGTTTTGGTGCAATGTCATGACTAGTGAAATGTTTGTTGAAGGCTGCGTTATACTGATTTTATGACTTAGAATTACACTTAAGAAGGATCAAAGCCAATGAttgcaaagtttaacggttataattaataaacgtgACCAGTGAGTCGagtaaaaatctttattgttaattattcactGACAAACCAAAGTTTCTGATTTGGTTTGAAGAGAATTATGTAAGAACCTAATCAGAAAAAtgtactattaaaataataagaataattaaactaacatttctaaatttaataaaaataataataatttaataataactttgacaataaacaataaatataattttactcatCACTGATAATAAGATACGAAAAGGAAAATTCCCCtttgaataataatgatgaattttttatttattgtagagAAAAAACATTCACAATGAAGCACTACATTCTATTACTTTGTATCGTGGCAGCTCTTCGAGATTCCGAAGCGCTACGTAAAGGATCCACGGATTATGAAGGTTTGTTATACATcatactataaaataattgacatatattcaaattagATGTCAAAGTTctcttacataaatattacaaacataAGTTTTAGATTTCATgttcttcaaatttttcataattatgatattaataagCATATGTccgttgtaaattttaaacgtgtttataaatatataaaagaatctaCGAATCTCAAAGAAATCGAATCACGAATCTTAGAATCTCAAAGTACTTTTGCGTCATTCATTGATAAATTTCTGGAAAAAAGCAGATTGCTTTGATCAATCAAATCAAAGTTACGTAAATTTtgtcttattataaaaaatcgataaaataatatgcgaAGTTTGGCCTTCATCGATTAGTATCGATACTGTATGCCTGAGGTTTTTCTGCAGcgatattttgttaaataacaaGCTGTTTATGTGTTATTGCAAGTTATAAGTGTCGAGATATATCTCACAAAATAGCTTTTGTCAATACAAAATTGTTCATTGATaacaacattattattttaatttccaaaTTATATCCTGCAAAGTTCTAGGAAATCAATAAGCACACGGCGCAAATGTcttaaacttaatttacacACATTGATTATAGTAACTTAACTTTGATcgaattttactttatctttttctatatatattgtagatAAAACTACATTTTAGATAGTAGTTATTAAGAGATAATGGAAGACTTCTCATTATTCCttcattttttcaatatttttaaaatttcggTTTTAATTCCGTCATACCACGATCAATCGATTGTATTCCTTGGCATCGAAGCGAAATTCTGATCTCTTATCAGATATGTTCTTCTGGCTGAAGTCCGGCCAAGAGACTCTGCACAGAATCCTGTTGGAGCAGGAAAACGAGAATCGTGCCAAAAACGTGATCATCTTCATCGGGGACGGTATGGGCCTGTCCACCATTACGTCCGGTCGAATCTATATAGGTCAGCTCAATGGCCAAAGCGGTGAAGAATACCAACTCGCGTTCGAGAAATTCTCCAACACCGGCCTTGCCAAGGTAGACATCAAATTGCATCAATCGTGCCTTCAATCTCGACGAGGCGGTCTCGCGAGGCGCAACGATATTGGGAAATCCCGTCACGTTAAGCCGCTTAATTCCGCGCCTTTGATAAGGACGCCGCGTCTATCCTCGACAAGAAAATGCGACAAACACGATGTTTGtgagaattttttaacttgAGAATTGTCATGAGAATTTGTTAACTTATATCACGCCTCTACATgacgtaatatattttatcacgcTATCGGAAAAGATAAACGTGACAACGATTACAATATATCGGTCGAATTTCGTGCTTCGAAAATTTCGATTAATGCCGataatgtaagaaaaattatttccttaaACCAAACATTCGTTATCAGTTATCGAAATTACACATCACACGTTAAATATGAATATCTCACAATTATCATGCATTTGTAGACTTACAACGTAGACAAACAAGTACCAGATTCGGCAGGGACGgcaactgctatattttctggCGTGAAAACCAAATACAGGGTTATTGGACTGGATGCCAGAGCCGAATATGGCAAATGTGATAAGAAAATCAACGCATTAAGCAAAGTCACCACGGTAGCTGACTGGGCACAGCAATCCGGCATGGATACTGGTGAGAGCTTTGACTTTTGAAAACTATactatatatctttcttctcCATTAACTGAAAGATTTAAGATTGTCTACACCTTCTAGCTTTGCACGAATTATTTCTCATAAGATTATTTCATTCTACCTCGAGTAATTCTTAGAATTATTTATGGAgctgtaagaaaataattttaggcGAGGCATTATAAGCAACCACACCGAAAAAAAATCTCAAGCTAACTAAGAACTCGGCTGTGACAATAAAGCTGCTATTACTCGCCGTTTGAAACTTTGTTCGGTCGACAAATTTCGTGTGCATAATCAATAATAGTCATTCAACACAGTCAGATCAAACCTTAAATCAGAACATAAATCAGAAGAAACAGATCGAAATCTCTCATGCATCGCCGATCGTTGTCGGTTGATTAAACTCCTGATTAAGCGAATTCTGCACGGTACAGCATTGAGATaagaaatctataaatttttatcatcaacATATAATAAGCTTAAGCGATCAAGTTTAGTATTGTACGCATGATCACATTATGTAtggattattaaaaatatggttttacttttttaatttaattttataaattttcttgtcggtgcatataatttattcatcgtGCGTACGTAGTAAATTTGATCATAATCGTttgataatacatatttatttaattacaatttatattaaacaaacaaatcCAAATTGAAATCTTGCTAATAATTCAAAGTTAATcttacgaaatatataatttatatatttgatgctAACTTCTCTCTGGTTtagtgaaattaatatttatttctttatataaccATCGTTTTCAGAcaaaaacttaaaaactaGACTGAAGAAACATTTAGATTATTAAGGATGTTTTTAGAAGCGGCTGTATTTCGAATATAAATTGTACTCACGTGATTTACAAATGATTACGAGTATCAGTCCTATAGAGAACACGTGTCATGCATGATCGGCTATTTCATTAACataattcggttttaacataaatttttttattaagcggtctGATAGATCATggcatactttctttgtaaactttttgaatttttgcaatatcttcaaaattgaagaatatagtacacgaaaatgtgctgtgacgtcataccttatataaaaaatgacgtcatacCTTTTAAAGATGCcgtcatcaaagaaactttagtaagctataactttctcaattttaggttttttttttaaatttaaaaaatactaaaaatcggcttagattctttacattaattatggataccgcttaataaaaaaaaatcttaaaatcgAATTAAGTGTTAGTCTGAATGAACCTTGTTGAAGTTATACACCACAGTAAAAGTATACTTAATAAACGAGGAGGTCATAAGCCGACCTTCTACCGTGTCGCGGACGATCGGTCGGCTATGACTGATTTCTACTTTGGCAAAATAATGGAAGCTTTTTACATGACTCGCTGATTAGTATTTTACACATTCGTTTCCCATTGTATCTTGAGCTTCGCCAGTGATCATCTTTTCGTTGCTCTGCATGAATAAACCATCAGCGTACAGTCAGAATATGCGCGTTGAAATACAATATAAGGATCTTTACAAATTAcaacataatatatagtatacataCTTTATGTGACagaagttttatatttatagcataTTAAGTATATCACGTTACTTTAGGATCCTAATGTATGAAATTACTGAAGACTTTTAATTCTAATCATTGTTATTGCTATTCAGAAGCAAACAAATTTGAGGAATAACCTGTGCATGATTAATTAACAGGATTTGTTACCACTACTCGCATCACCCATGCCACTCCGGCGGGACTTTACGCGCACGTTAATCGTCGACATTGGGAATGCGATAGTGAGGTACCGAAGGATCAACAATCATGCATTAAAGATATTGCAAGACAACTCATTGAGGATGAACCAGGAAGTCAGTTTAAGGTAATTTGTCGCATCTGCGCATCTTTACATGTGTATAGatcaatataatttcaaatctaacaaattaacaacaaatagaaattgtatataataaatacacaaaagaacatgataataaaaagtttattagtatcattaaaaaaaaagatttatcacattataattagaaatatccACAATGGGAAATATATAATCCTATCAAACTTACGATCTATGATATAATATCCCGTATTCAACTAATCTAAATTCGCTATTGCAATTtgaatctataaatattaaatccatattttttaaaaggttATCTTGGGTGGCGGAGCACAACAAGTGGGCTTGAAATTGAATACGAGTGATTCCTCCTGCGAGCGATCTGATGGCAGAAACTTAGTAGACGAATGGCAAGCGAGTCATCCCAAAGGAAGAACCGTCACCAACATGCAGGACCTTATGTCCATCGATATAGCTAACACATCGCACATCTTTGGTGTTTTCTCACCTGGTCACATGCCCTTTCACGCTGTGAAGACTGACGAGATACCCTCGCTAGCGAATATGACGACGCAGGCCATACGATTGCTGAAGAAGAACAAAAATGGATTTCTGCTAATGGTTAGTAACACTGTTCAACAAaaatt
The window above is part of the Temnothorax longispinosus isolate EJ_2023e chromosome 8, Tlon_JGU_v1, whole genome shotgun sequence genome. Proteins encoded here:
- the LOC139817715 gene encoding alkaline phosphatase 4-like, which produces MKHYVLLLCIVAALRDSEALRKGSTDYEDMSFWLKSGQETLHRILSEQKNENRAKNVIIFIGDGMGLSTITSGRIYIGQLNGQSGEEYQLAFEKFSNAGLAKTYNVDKQVPDSAGTATAIFSGVKTKYRVIGLDARAEYGKCDKKINALSKVTTVADWAQQSGMDTGFVTTTRITHATPAGLYAHVNHRHWECDSKVPKDQQSCIKDIARQLIEDEPGSQFKVILGGGAQQMGLKLNTSDSTCERSDGRNLVDEWQASHPKGKAVTNMQDLMSIDIANTSHIFGVFSPGHMPFHAVKTDEIPSLANMTTQAIRLLKKNKNGFLLMVESGKIDTAHHGNWAKLALRELYELDEAVKVALRLLNMEETLIIVTADHSHSFTMNGYPERGNDILGFANKSTSWAYETLSYNNGPGFFYHRRNDSNNVNETWRKVEEDQTRDEPFYRHFAGKYLNRSETHAGEDVGVYATGPYSHLFRGTFEQNYIAHVVAYAACLKDWPSHCDSAYRRYFYDVNMAPPNSKKNLTG
- the LOC139817716 gene encoding alkaline phosphatase 4-like, yielding MKHYILLLCIVAALRDSEALRKGSTDYEDMFFWLKSGQETLHRILLEQENENRAKNVIIFIGDGMGLSTITSGRIYIGQLNGQSGEEYQLAFEKFSNTGLAKTYNVDKQVPDSAGTATAIFSGVKTKYRVIGLDARAEYGKCDKKINALSKVTTVADWAQQSGMDTGFVTTTRITHATPAGLYAHVNRRHWECDSEVPKDQQSCIKDIARQLIEDEPGSQFKVILGGGAQQVGLKLNTSDSSCERSDGRNLVDEWQASHPKGRTVTNMQDLMSIDIANTSHIFGVFSPGHMPFHAVKTDEIPSLANMTTQAIRLLKKNKNGFLLMVESGKIDTAHHGNRPKLALRELYELDEAVKVALRLLNIEETLIIVTADHSHSFTMNGYPERGNDIFGFANESSSSASYETLSYDNGPGFFYHRRTDSNNVNETWRKVEEDQTRDEPFYRHFAGKYLSSETHAGEDVGVYATGPYSHLFRGTFEQNYIAHVVAYAACLKDWPSHCDSAYRRYFYDVNVAPRNFKKNLAR